In Rutidosis leptorrhynchoides isolate AG116_Rl617_1_P2 chromosome 6, CSIRO_AGI_Rlap_v1, whole genome shotgun sequence, the DNA window ggaacaagttaatcatacagaatattaagagtagttaatagtatttcgtagcataatatgaactcatttataaaagctttttcttcatattagcgttttataactttaaattcgggtagtacctacccgttaagttcatacttagtagctaatatacaattcaactactacaattctatatgaaaaactgattataataatatttcgcgttcaaacttttacacaatattttacaaacttacaataccgcttattttacatatagcatgaaatatagcacacaataaatttgatacaagatggttgtgaagataattctagctagtacacaagtcgttcagcaaaggcaataaagacacgtaattcatacgtccagaaacaagtcatgcattctggttttactaggattacttcccatccttggtcttgtggaacataaccgttatggccgttgataagacagcgtgttgtaacgtcgtcaaagggacgagggttacgtaatgtccaacagtcccgtaacaatctaaaaacctcatttcttaccccaattaccgactccgtcacttgtggaaacgttttgtttaatagttgtagcccgatgttcttgttctcactttggtgagaagtgaacattactaatccgtaagcataacatgcttctttatgttgcatgttagccgctttttctaaatcacgaagtccaatattcggatatattgagtcaaaataatttcttaacccattgcgtaaaatagcatttgggttccccgcaatatatgcgtcaaagtaaacacatcgtaacttatggatttcccaatgtgatatcccccatctttcgaacgaaagccttttataaaccaaggcattcttgaaacgttcttcgaatgtcttacaaactgatctcgccttaaatagttgtgccgaagaattctgaccgactctagacaagatttcatcaatcatgtctccgggtaggtctcttaaaatattgggttgtctatccattttgtgtttttatactgtaaaatagacaagagttagattcataaaaaaaattacttattaatacaagcaatttttacatatatcataaagcataagcacactatattacatatattacaccacacgaatacaactatcttaatccgactcgcttgtttcttcttcttcggttttggttcgttttgccaagtttctagggacatatgatgttcccctaatacgagccgtcgttttccacattggtttagaaaaacctggtggtttagaggttcccgggtcattgttacaacttaaggacttcgggggttgacgatacatataaagttcatcggggttggaattagatttctctatttttatgccctttctcttattattttcttttgcctttttaaattcagttggggtaatttctataacatcatcagaattctcgtcggaatccgattcatcggagaattggtaatcctcccaatattttgcttccttggcggaaacaccattgaccataattaaccttggtcggttggttgaggattttcttttacttaaccgttttattatttcccccaccagttctatttcttcatccggttccgactcttcttccggttccgactcttcttccggttccgactcttcttccgattcctcttcgggaacttgtgaatcagtccacgaatcattccaatttacatttgactcttcattattattaggtgagttaatgggacttgttctagaggtagacatctatcacataatatcaaacgcgttaagagattaatatatcacataatattcacatgttaaaaatatatagtttccaacaaaatttgttaagcaatcatttttcaagtaaacacggtcgaagtccagactcactaatgcatcctaataaactcgataagacacactaatgcaaaattctggttctctaagaccaacgctcggataccaactgaaatgtcccgttcttattgattaaaaacgttccatattaattgatttcgttgcgaggttttgacttctatatgagacgtttttcaaagactgcattcattttaaaacaaaccataacctttatttcatcaataaaggtttaaaaagctttacgtagattatcaaataatgataatataaaatatcctgtttacacacgaccattacataatggtttacaatacaaatatgttacaacaaaataagtttcttgaatacagtttttacacaatatcatacaagcatggactccaaatctcgtccttatttaagtatgcgacagcggaagctcttaataatcacctgagaataaacatgcttaaaacgtcaacaaaaatgttggtgagttataggtttaacctatatatatcaaatcataataatagaccacaagatttcatatttcaatacacatcccatacatagagataaaaatcattcatatggtgaacacctggtaaccgacattaacaagatgcatatataagaatatccccatcattccgggacacccttcggatatgatataaatttcgaagtactaaagcatccggtactttgaatggggtttgttaggcccaatagatctatctttaggattcgcatcaattagggtgtctgttccctaattcttagattaccagactaaaaaggggcatattttgtttaataatccaaccatagaatgtagtttccatttacttgtgtctatttcgtaaaacagttataaaagcagcgcatgtattctcagtcccaaaaatatatattgcaaaagcatttaaaaggggagcaaatgaaactcactttcacagatttttacttcgtcgggaagtaagacttggccactggttgattcacgaacctataacaatatatacatatatatcaaagtatgttcaaaatatatttacaacacttttaatatattttgatgttttaagtttattaagtcagctgtcctcgttagtaacctacaactagttgtccacagttagatgtacagaaataaatcgataaatattatcttgaatcaatccacgacccagtgcatacgtatctcagtattgatcacaactcaaactatatatattttggaatcaacctcaaccctgtatagctaactccaacattcacatatagagtgtctatggttgttccgaaatatatatagatgtgtcgacatgataggtcgaaacattgtatacgtgtctatggtatctcaagattacataatatacaatacaagttgattaagttatggttggaatagatttgttaccaattttcacgtagctaaaatgagaaaaattatccaatcttgttttacccataacttcttcattttaaatccgttttgagtgaatcaaattgctatggtttcatattgaactctattttatgaatctaaacagaaaaattataggtttatagtcggaaaaataagttacaagtcatatttgtaaaggtagtcatttcactcgaaagaacgacgtctagatgaccattttagaaaacatacttccactttgagtttaaccataatttttggatatagtttcatgttcataataaaaatcattttctcagaataacaacttttaaatcaaagtttatcatagtttttaattaactaacccaaaacagcccgcggtgttactacgacggcgtaaatccggttttatggtgtttttcgtgtttccaggttttaaatcattaagttagcatatcatatagatatagaacatgtgtttagttgattttaaaagtcaagttagaaggattaacttttgtttgcgaacaagtttagaattaactaaactatgttctagtgattacaagtttaaaccttcgaataagatagctttatatgtatgaatcgaatgatgttatgaacatcattactaccttaagttccttggataaacctactggaaaatataaaaatggatctagcttcaacggatccttggatggctcgaagttcttgaagcagaatcatgacacgaaaacaagttcaagtaagatcatcacttgaaataagattgttatagttatagaaattgaaccaaagttttaatatgattattaacttgtattagaatgataacctactataagaaacaaagatttcttgaggttggatgatcaccttacaagattggaagtgagctagcaaacttgaaagtattcttgattttatgtaactagaacttgtagaatatatgaagaacacttagaacttgaagatagaacttgagagagatcaattagatgaagaaaattgaagaatgaaagtgtttgtaggtgtttttggtcgttggtgtatggattagatataaaggatatgtaattttgttttcatgtaaataagtcatgaatgattagtcatatttttgtaattttatgagatatttcatgctagttgccaaatgatggttcccacatgtgttaggtgactcacatgggctgctaagagctgatcattggagtgtatataccaatagtacatacatctaaaagctgtgtattgtacgagtacgaatacgggtgcatacgagtagaattgttgatgaaactgaacgaggatgtaattgtaagcatttttgttaagtagaagtattttgataagtgtattgaagtctttcaaaagtgtataaatacatattaaaacactacatgtatatacattttaactgagtcgttaagtcatcgttagtcgttacatgtaagtgttgttttgaaacctttaggttaacgatcttgttaaatgttgttaacccaatgtttataatatcaaatgagattttaaattattatattatcatgatattatcatgtatgaatatctcttaatatgatatatatatatatatatatatatatacattaaatgtctttacaacgataatcgttacatatatgtctcgtttaaaaatcattaagttagtagtcttgtttttacatatgtagttcattgttaatatacttaatgatatgtttacttatcatagtatcatgttaactatatatatatccatatatatgtcatcatatagtttttacaagttttaacgttcgtgaatcaccggtcaacttgggtggtcaattgtctatatgaaacatatttcaattaatcaagtcttaacaagtttgattgcttaatatgttggaaacatttaatcatgtaaatatcaatctcaattaatatatataaacatgaaaaagttcgggtcactacataaatggGTGTATAAAATCAAATATAAATCAAATGGTCAAATTGATAGGTATAAAGCAAGACTTGTGGCCAAAGGGTATAATCAAAGAGAAAGCATTGACTTTGATGAAACTTTCTTACCAGTTGTCAAAATGACCACTGTTAGATGTGTTATAAGTCTTGTTGTTACTAATGGATGGGATTTATATCAGCTTGATATAAATAATGCTTTCTTATATGGTGATCTTGATGAAGATGCGTATATGTCTTTGCCTTTAGGTTACTTTAGTGAGTCTGAAAAAAGAGTGCAAATTAAAAAAGAGTTTATATGGTTTAAAGCAGGCTCCAAGGAAATGGAATGAGAAGTTAACTTGTGCTTTGAGTGAACATGGGTTTGTTCAAAGCAAAAATGATTACTCAATGTTTGTGAAATCTGAAAAGAACATATTTGTTGTTCTTCTTGTTTATGTTGATGGCATTGTGATTACTGGGAATGATGTGcatgaaataaaaaaaatcaaacagTTTCTCAGTTCAAAGTTTCTTATAAAGGATTTAGGAGTTTTAAAGTATTTTTTGGGAATAGAAGTATTAAAAACTAAAACTGAAATTTGTTTGTCACAAAGAAAGTATTGTCTTGAATTGTTATCTCAGTTTGATTTGCTTGGGTGTAAGCCTGCACCAACTCCTTTGGAGTCTGGTTTTATCTTAAATACTTAAAAAACTGAGAATGACAGACCTTTATCCAACATTAATGAATATCAAAGACTTATGGGTAAATTGATCTATCAAACTTTAACCAGACCTGCCATCTTATTCTGTACATTTGTTGAGTCAGTTCATGCATTCTCCACTAAATTCACATTTTAAATGTGCTTTGAGACTTTTGAGATATCTTAAAGGTGCACCAGGTTTAGGAGTTCATATTTCTAAATCTGTTGATATGGGTTTAGTTGCTTATGTGGATTCATATTGGGGTAAAGCATGTATGGTTAGAAAATCTGTAACAGGATTCTGTGGGTTCTTGAATGGTTCCACGGTCTCATGGAAAAGTAAAAAACAAAGTACAGTCTCAAGATCATCAGCAGAGGCTGAATACAGGGCATTGGCTGATGTTACTTGTGAGATCATATGGATTCTGAAGCTACTTGATGAATTTAAACACAACTCTATTATACCAGTAAAAATCTTTGTTGATAATAAAGCTGCTATAAAAATAGCATCTAATCTTGTGTTTCACGAAAAAACAAAACATTTTGAAATTGACTTGCACTATATAAGAGAGAAGCTGTCTTTCGGTATTATTCAGGTTGAAAATAGAGTCTGCAAATAACACTGCAGACCTATTCACTATAGGCATTAATGGTCCACAACATGAAAAGATTTGCAATCAAATGGGCCTTTTGAATTTGTTCAAATAATaagattgggggggggggggtgttaAACTAACAATCTTATTATTCTGTTTGTATGTTAGCTTATAGTTGTTTGGTTGAGTCCTGCAGGTTGAAGCTATTCAATGTTGCACTAGATGTAGCTGGTCTTGCTGCTGCATTTCTGTTTCAGCTTTCAAGGTTGAAGGCCTAATTCCTTTGTGGATCATGTATGAGTTAGTCATGGATAACACACCTGGTGTGGGGTTCAGGCTAATTCATACACAGATGGGATATAGTTGGAATTAGGTATCCATATCAATGCATATACATATGTACACGGACCAAAAGTGCCATTTTTCAGAAGTTTTAAAGTCCAAGGGGCCCTTAGTCATTTAGTCATAGTTTGTGTGTATATAAGCCTAGAAATCTAGGGTTTTATTCATTCGATCATCTGTATTTCTTTTTTGGTTCAGTTTCTTTTGAGATTCAGTCTGTAAAAGTGTTTGGTATAATTCAAGAGTTTGTTTGTAGTTTCTGTGTGATTATTCTGATCATACTATTGTTTGTTCATGGTCTGTCACACATCTACCAATGAGGCCTATTAACATGGTTGCACTCTTCAACATGCTTGTTATTGGATTTGTAAACTGCTGGCAAACTGCATTTGCTCATGGTGGCGGAATCGTAATGGCTATTTTTGCTGTGACAATAAGTAGAATCAGATAAAATTAAGTGACCGCAAACTTCTATTTGCTTGGGTATGGGAGGAATAGCGCATACAGGCTCTTCGAGATGATTAATCGTTCATCCTCTACTGTTGATCATGATGGAAATGTCCTTGATTCTATGCAAGAAACTATAGAGTTCCATAACGTGTATTTCAGTTACTTGTCTTGGCTTGAGATTCTGACATAAAGTCGCTTTCAATTTTTTTAAGAGGTTTTCAAAGAGGGTGAATTGTTGTATGTCTAACCATCTGACCACAAGTAAGGCACGTATGTGGGTTGATATGGCTTAACACTTCACATAACTGAGTTGTAACAGAAAATTAGTTAGCATAGTTTAGTTAGTTGTTGTATAAATAGCTAGTTAGTTGAATATGGAAATAGCTTATGATTGGTAGTGTGCGAGAACACCTTTCTCCCTATTTTCTCTTGTAAAATCTTGAACTATCATCTGGTTATTATAAAAATAGTTCATTTCGTTTCATTCTTCGAGACTGATTTTTTACTTCGATGTCTTCAAGTTGTTTCGAGAACTTCTTCGATTCGTATGAATTTAGGAAGTTCATAATAGCTTCGATAATCGTGAATTACTAATCGAAATATCGCTGGTAAAAGTTATTGTCAAAGAGACTAAGATAATCTCAGAAGACAAACGCGATATATCATTACGTATTCGTCTCAAAAAGTAGTTTTGGGATAAATCAAGGTATTCAAGAAAAGTGTAGTTGTATATATAAATCAGTTGGAAAGCCTCGAGTGATTGTAGTTTAGATCAATATGAGTTAAATTGAGGTCACGTATGAAAGGTGGGACCGGACGGACCGGTGATGTCATTGTTAACGATAGTGATTCCGGCTATGGTGTTGGTGATGCAAGTAATCTCTGGCCAAATGCAGGGGTTTGAAGATTGGTTTCGGACTTACAGTTATCCATATTCATATAGTTTtttgatcatccatatccatattaatatccatttaattttagttcgttcatccatatctatatctaccggattaagcgggttaatgaatATCCGTTGGATATTCAAAAAATGTTATTATATTTCTGTATATGTGATGAAAACAAAAACattatataacaaaaataaatataacataacataaatgAAATCTATCCACACAAAAGTGTAATTTTTGTCGCAAATATAATGcaatttgttaaatttactattaaacttatgacaaattaaatatgtaatttgcatgtttattttgttagatatacgtgttttattataatatatatcatAGTTAATTCATTATATGTTTGCAAGTAAAATATCTGTGTAACAACAATAAATCCGTTTGTAAaagtaaatatgtatgtatatatctacATTTATGGTGTTGATGGGTATATCCATAAATGAAACTTTTTATCCAGATCAATATCCATATCCATttcggttcatccatatccatgtcAATATTCGTATTCATCATGAATCAGGTTAATCGGGTAGACTGTCACTGGATAGGGTGACCATTATCATCCTTAGTTCCGGTGGTTGAGAGAAGGTGGGTTGGACCAGAAGCTTTTGATTTTGAGAagggtgttttggtcatttgatGGTTGTAAATTTACATCGAAGGGTAGGATTTGAACCTTTCTTGGATGTCAGTGCCCTAATCATTGGCTATGGTTGGTCTCAAATAAACACATTACACATAAACGAGAAAATGAAATAATCCATATGAAGTCGTTCGATGAAAATTGCAATGGCTAGGCAATTAAAGATTAAACCATAACTAGAAACAGAGTTTCCTTAAATGGGGATACCAAAAGATAAATTCGTCTATCTCAAATTAACCTAATGTTTCAACATTCGGATACATACCGTTATTGCACATATATGATCTTACAACCTTATTGAGTTAATGACTGTACGTATAGTTTGATAGCCATCCTTGAATAACGCTGATTTCGGAGTCTCGTTGCATGACCAACCAGTCGGGATCCGTATCCGATGGAGTAGTTATATCCAAGCAATGATGTCCTAGAAATCAGAATGAAGTCAATCTGTAATCGTATTTAGTGTGCAACTAGAAGAGTAAAACATTTTATCTAAATTTATCAAACATAAAAAAAATTGGCAGGTTATAAGCAGAGTATCATGGCTCTTGTAATATTGGAACCAATATTGTTTAATAATATCTAACAAATAATCAATATGATGATCGAAAATGATAATGACTATGACTATATCTTTAATAAGACCGCTAAAAGTTGGATAATAATGTACCTTCTTGTGTATATATAGCTACCACAGTATCTGATATATTTTGAAGAACTCTGGTATCACCAAAAGGAAGACTTAGTAATATGTTCAACATAAAGCGTATTTTCGAGGTTGAACAGAACTTACCCTCCAGCGCTAAATGGATCACGAAGTCCATTGGAGAAGATGATGTTGCTAGCAAACTTCTCAAGCACAGTTTTTATACCCTTGCAAGTAACATCATATAATTGCAAGTTTAGCACCTTATCATTAGTTTATAATTAGGTTAGTACAATAGTACATAAGAACGAGCTTGTATAAAGGATTAAGAAAGGAATTCATATACATGGCCTCCAAACTCGGTTGGTATCCAGTACGGTCTTGGGGTGACGTGGAAGATTTGTTGGCATTCTTCATTGTAGCTATCCAAGTCGAAAGGTCGTGCTTCGAACATCGTCTCATTTTCTCCTTGTCCCATTGGCATTACCATTTCTGTACACGCCTTCATAACGATATATGCTAATTAAACCATAGTTACGCTCTCTATTGTCACGTATTCAAACACATTAGCTAAAACATTCATTCATGTCAATATAAAAATAAGAGTGAAGATACTCCCTACTAGTGGCGAATTTAAGATCAAAAACCAAAAGGGTCCTATACAATTTGAATGATActttgtaatttttatttttctaaaattgtttaCTTCAAGAAAACCATTGATTTTAGAAAGAAGAAATAATTGTAGCTTTTAATGTATATTGGGTATTGGGTATAGGGTGTACCTGCCAATTCCATCCATTGTTCGAATCCCATCCAGGTGCATTGTCAGTATAGCTTAATTCGTTTATTTGCATGCATTCATGTCCAAAAACTGCATTATATCCTTCGGTGATCTTCGTAAGAATGTAGGTCATGTTTCCAACTCCGTCGGATGCTTTGCAAAAGTCTGGTATACTATACGTATTGCTTGCAGGACTATCGAACATAGCCATAAGACCGTAGGTCTCCTCCAACTTGTACTTTAGATCAGTAGCCGCGTTCAAAGGCCTTCAAAACACTCAATAATAGCTAGTTTTAGACAAAAAAAAAACTGCTATAAGCAAATTGGTCATGAAGTAATGTTAGAATTATTACTGGCATGtgttgaacatttgagaaagggtaGTAAGACCATTTGGTTGAGCACCAACTCTATTAATTTCAGACCAAGATTCTCTTATGGTGTTGTAGCAACTCGCACTTGTGGTCTGCAAATAAACGTACATCACTAATCACATTATACTCCGTATATACCATTATttaggtatgttatatatatatatatatatatatatatatatatatatatatatatatatatatatatatatatatatatatatatatatatatatatatatatatatatatatatatatatttatttattttgaacaGTAGTTTGAGATCAACCACGGGACTAAACCACTCACACGATCATCTCCCGCAGttacataacccgcccccaactgctgcTCTGGAGGAAACCTAGACAAATCCGAAGACATGGCCGGTAAAAACCCCATCACCGCTGCACACGCAACGCAATGTGCGAAAGGCGACCTTGGGTGGATTCTGATGGTTTCCAGCCATACACCAACTTCACCTTCTAGATGCCGTAATCAAGATTTGTTTCTAGATATTTGAAGTAGGCAACCTTAACAAgtcatatggaagtagcaaagttgataacgatgacggccgccaaccttctccgttcacacgacaccttcctcgttcacaccattccactgcCACCAAAGTCTTAGTATAAATAGAGGTTCAAacttcaattgtaaatcatcccaaatcactcaaagaagtgtaatcacaaccttgagagtgtgtgtgagtttgagagttttttttagagttttgtaaatactcgtgtaatctattcttgtgagtaatagagttatttttctctcaaatttgtatctcccaacgtccaggcgatcctctcttcctaacaagtggtatcaagagcttggttagagacgttggtcgagttttaggttttctgaagttttctcaaaattcaattttgagtgtaccattggattcgtctcgtcgaaccgagtccaacgcaaaaaacgatgacttaaacggagttataacgagcccagaaaacgcggtcaaagtttggtcaacacgccggaatctcgccggagaagacgactggtgccggaattttcgccggagaagaaagTCCTGTAGCAATTTACTATAGTagtcctgtagcaattcactgtagcagctggcagCACTGTAGCAAGTCCCAGTAGCAGAACTGTAGCAAGTtcttgtagcagtactgtagcaattctgaaattttacaatttggtccctgaaattttcagaatttcatttttggtccttgaagtttataacaaattataattttgccccgtaagtggaatttaagccgcgaagtgtctattccatcaTTTTCAAccattccggacgtaacggtgatctctgttttctacaattcaaccccgtttgtattGAAaatttatttgtaaggtgataatgtccatagaagagtcaacatcatcttcgggagctatgattatgctcacagctaCAAACTACGcgttgtggaaacctcggatggaagatctcctcggctgtaaggatttgttcgatcctattgaattgaagggtataaaccctgattctgccaaagagaaagagtggaagaaatcaaaccgaaaaactattggtcagatccgtcaatgggttgatcatagtgtcttccaccatgttgcacaagagacagacgcatatgtcctctggaaaaagttggaggacatgtaccaggccaagactgctcggaataaagccctgttgatgagccgtttagtcaacatgaagcttaaaagtggaactttagttgccgagcataccagtgagttccagagcttagtcaaccagttatcgtctgtagagatgccacttggcgatgaagttcaggagctattgctacttagttctcttcccgatagctgggaaacgctggtcgtaacactcagcaactcagctccgaatggcaaacttaccatgtcaatggtcaaggatgccctattcagtgaagaggcaaggagaaaagacatgggcacagatcagacccatgcctttgtcccagagaatcgggggagacagcgaatgagtagcaaaaataaatagaGAGGcaaaagcaagagcaggggcaggtcagctgatggcagaaaaccaacatataaatgccatcattgtggattagaaggacatatgaagaagaattgCTACAAATTGAAAGAGGAACAACATCagagcagttcacagccgaagaataagagtggagaaacattagtgactatctttGGTgaggtagcttattgttcaacccatgatgagacatgt includes these proteins:
- the LOC139853776 gene encoding uncharacterized mitochondrial protein AtMg00810-like; the protein is MFVKSEKNIFVVLLVYVDGIVITGNDVHEIKKIKQFLSSKFLIKDLGVLKYFLGIEVLKTKTEICLSQRKYCLELLSQFDLLGCKPAPTPLESDLPSYSVHLLSQFMHSPLNSHFKCALRLLRYLKGAPGLGVHISKSVDMGLVAYVDSYWGKACMVRKSVTGFCGFLNGSTVSWKSKKQSTVSRSSAEAEYRALADVTCEIIWILKLLDEFKHNSIIPVKIFVDNKAAIKIASNLVFHEKTKHFEIDLHYIREKLSFGIIQVEAIQCCTRCSWSCCCISVSAFKFLCDYSDHTIVCSWSVTHLPMRPINMVALFNMLVIGFVNCWQTAFAHGGGIVMAIFAVTISRIR